One part of the Trichomycterus rosablanca isolate fTriRos1 chromosome 25, fTriRos1.hap1, whole genome shotgun sequence genome encodes these proteins:
- the gpsm2 gene encoding G-protein-signaling modulator 2 isoform X1, with the protein MAVSGSVDRMGDEKNSRVCYRMEASCLELALEGERLCKESDYSGGASFFEAAMQVGTEDLQVLSAIYSQLGNAYIHLHDYAKALEFHHHDLTLTRTTGDLLGEAKASGNLANTLKVLGRFDEAVVFCQRHLDICRDAEEKVGQARALYNFGNVYHAKGKSISSSDSEPGNFPEEVTTALNKAAEYYEANLCIVMELGDRAAQGRTYGNLGNTHYLLGNFTSAVASHQQRLLIAKEFGDRSAERRAYCNLGNAHVFLGEFEKAAEHYKRALLLARQQKNRAVEAQACYSLGNTYTLLQDYERAMDYHLKHLIIAQELNDRVGEGRACWSLGNAHTALGNHDQAMHFAERHLEISKETGDRCGELTARMNVSDLQTVLGLSYSTNNSVLSENKEIDYNLHGARTRMSRRHSMENLELMKLTPDKLNCQKWGSDVLCTQTKPSLAKSSSKLFFMNLLRGKKNSSTKVLQDTSNTLQIPRNQPAQKHVSANILGDEGFFDLLSRFQGNRMDDQRCSIQEGRSRQSTATSTSMSSLSPPTNMKKSFSESAVSPGQEAFLGALVSAQSRRLEDQRVVGSVPVLRNFQSSQSCSNRQGVLSQLMANADNSEPDEHFFDMLVKCQGSRINDQRCAPPPAPVRGPTVPDEDFFSLIIRSQAKRIDEQRVTLPSMR; encoded by the exons ATGGCTGTaagtggctcagtggatagAATGGGGGATGAGAAGAATTCTCGTGTTTGCTACAG AATGGAGGCCTCATGTCTGGAGCTGGCTCTGGAAGGGGAACGCCTCTGCAAGGAGAGTGATTACAGCGGCGGAGCCTCGTTCTTCGAGGCCGCTATGCAGGTGGGTACAGAAGACCTGCAGGTCCTCAGCGCCATCTATAGCCAGCTGGGCAATGCGTACATCCACCTTCACGACTACGCCAAGGCTCTGGAGTTCCATCACCATGATCTAACACTAACCAG GACAACTGGAGACTTGCTTGGTGAGGCCAAAGCCAGTGGAAACTTGGCAAACACACTGAAAGTTCTGGGGCGCTTTGATGAAGCAGTGGTTTTCTGTCAGAGGCATCTGGACATCTGCAGGGATGCTGAGGAGAAg GTGGGGCAGGCCAGAGCTCTGTATAACTTCGGGAACGTGTACCATGCTAAAGGAAAAAGTATCAGCAGCAGTGATTCGGAGCCTGGCAACTTTCCTGAAGAGGTCACTACAGCACTTAATAAAGCAGCAGAGTATTATGA GGCGAATCTGTGCATCGTGATGGAGCTGGGAGACCGAGCAGCTCAGGGACGCACTTACGGCAATCTGGGAAACACGCACTATCTACTCGGCAACTTCACAAGCGCCGTGGCTTCTCACCAACAG cGACTGCTCATCGCTAAGGAGTTTGGCGATCGGTCAGCAGAACGACGAGCTTACTGTAACTTGGGAAATGCTCACGTATTCCTGGGCGAGTTTGAAAAAGCTGCTGAGCACTACAA GAGAGCCCTGTTGTTGGCCAGACAACAGAAAAATCGGGCAGTGGAAGCTCAGGCCTGCTACAGCCTCGGCAACACCTACACACTACTCCAGGACTACGAGAGAGCCATGGATTATCATCTAAAACACCTCATCATCGCTCAGGAACTTAACGACAG GGTTGGTGAAGGTCGTGCCTGCTGGAGTTTAGGCAATGCACACACTGCACTTGGGAATCATGACCAGGCCATGCACTTTGCTGAGAGACATCTGGAAATTTCTAAAGAG ACAGGAGACCGCTGCGGTGAGCTGACTGCCCGTATGAATGTTTCTGATCTTCAGACGGTCCTCGGTCTCAGTTATAGCACCAACAACTCGGTTCTATCTGAGAACAAAGAGATTGATTATAACCTGCACG GAGCAAGAACCAGGATGAGCAGGCGGCACAGCATGGAAAATCTGGAACTAATGAAACTCAcaccagacaagctcaat tgtcagaagtggggtagcgatgttctcTGCACACAGACAAAACCCTCATTGGCCAAGTCCtcgtccaaacttttcttcatgAATCTTCTGCGAGGAAAGAAGAACAGTTCCACTAAAGTCCTGCAGGACACCAGTAACACTCTGCAGATCCCTCGGAACCAGCCTGCTCAGAAG CATGTGAGTGCGAATATATTGGGCGACGAAGGCTTTTTCGACCTGCTGAGTCGTTTCCAGGGCAACAGAATGGATGACCAGCGCTGCTCTATTCAGGAGGGAAGAAGTCGCCAGTCAACTGCAACATCCACCTCCATGTCAAGTTTATCTCCTcctacaaatatgaaaaaat CTTTTTCAGAGTCTGCAGTATCACCGGGGCAGGAAGCGTTTCTAGGAGCCCTGGTCAGCGCCCAGAGCCGGAGACTGGAGGATCAAAGGGTCGTAGGAAGTGTGCCAGTCTTGCGCAACTTCCAGTCCAGCCAGAGCTGCAGCAACAGGCAGGGTGTCCTCAGCCAGCTCATGGCCAACGCTGACAACTCTGAACCCGACGAGCACTTTTTTGATATGCTGGTCAAATGCCAG GGCTCACGTATAAACGATCAGAGGTGCGCCCCTCCTCCCGCCCCGGTCCGCGGCCCCACCGTCCCGGATGAGGACTTCTTCAGCCTCATCATCCGCTCTCAGGCCAAGAGAATAGACGAGCAACGGGTCACGCTGCCGTCCATGCGCTGA
- the gpsm2 gene encoding G-protein-signaling modulator 2 isoform X2 → MEASCLELALEGERLCKESDYSGGASFFEAAMQVGTEDLQVLSAIYSQLGNAYIHLHDYAKALEFHHHDLTLTRTTGDLLGEAKASGNLANTLKVLGRFDEAVVFCQRHLDICRDAEEKVGQARALYNFGNVYHAKGKSISSSDSEPGNFPEEVTTALNKAAEYYEANLCIVMELGDRAAQGRTYGNLGNTHYLLGNFTSAVASHQQRLLIAKEFGDRSAERRAYCNLGNAHVFLGEFEKAAEHYKRALLLARQQKNRAVEAQACYSLGNTYTLLQDYERAMDYHLKHLIIAQELNDRVGEGRACWSLGNAHTALGNHDQAMHFAERHLEISKETGDRCGELTARMNVSDLQTVLGLSYSTNNSVLSENKEIDYNLHGARTRMSRRHSMENLELMKLTPDKLNCQKWGSDVLCTQTKPSLAKSSSKLFFMNLLRGKKNSSTKVLQDTSNTLQIPRNQPAQKHVSANILGDEGFFDLLSRFQGNRMDDQRCSIQEGRSRQSTATSTSMSSLSPPTNMKKSFSESAVSPGQEAFLGALVSAQSRRLEDQRVVGSVPVLRNFQSSQSCSNRQGVLSQLMANADNSEPDEHFFDMLVKCQGSRINDQRCAPPPAPVRGPTVPDEDFFSLIIRSQAKRIDEQRVTLPSMR, encoded by the exons ATGGAGGCCTCATGTCTGGAGCTGGCTCTGGAAGGGGAACGCCTCTGCAAGGAGAGTGATTACAGCGGCGGAGCCTCGTTCTTCGAGGCCGCTATGCAGGTGGGTACAGAAGACCTGCAGGTCCTCAGCGCCATCTATAGCCAGCTGGGCAATGCGTACATCCACCTTCACGACTACGCCAAGGCTCTGGAGTTCCATCACCATGATCTAACACTAACCAG GACAACTGGAGACTTGCTTGGTGAGGCCAAAGCCAGTGGAAACTTGGCAAACACACTGAAAGTTCTGGGGCGCTTTGATGAAGCAGTGGTTTTCTGTCAGAGGCATCTGGACATCTGCAGGGATGCTGAGGAGAAg GTGGGGCAGGCCAGAGCTCTGTATAACTTCGGGAACGTGTACCATGCTAAAGGAAAAAGTATCAGCAGCAGTGATTCGGAGCCTGGCAACTTTCCTGAAGAGGTCACTACAGCACTTAATAAAGCAGCAGAGTATTATGA GGCGAATCTGTGCATCGTGATGGAGCTGGGAGACCGAGCAGCTCAGGGACGCACTTACGGCAATCTGGGAAACACGCACTATCTACTCGGCAACTTCACAAGCGCCGTGGCTTCTCACCAACAG cGACTGCTCATCGCTAAGGAGTTTGGCGATCGGTCAGCAGAACGACGAGCTTACTGTAACTTGGGAAATGCTCACGTATTCCTGGGCGAGTTTGAAAAAGCTGCTGAGCACTACAA GAGAGCCCTGTTGTTGGCCAGACAACAGAAAAATCGGGCAGTGGAAGCTCAGGCCTGCTACAGCCTCGGCAACACCTACACACTACTCCAGGACTACGAGAGAGCCATGGATTATCATCTAAAACACCTCATCATCGCTCAGGAACTTAACGACAG GGTTGGTGAAGGTCGTGCCTGCTGGAGTTTAGGCAATGCACACACTGCACTTGGGAATCATGACCAGGCCATGCACTTTGCTGAGAGACATCTGGAAATTTCTAAAGAG ACAGGAGACCGCTGCGGTGAGCTGACTGCCCGTATGAATGTTTCTGATCTTCAGACGGTCCTCGGTCTCAGTTATAGCACCAACAACTCGGTTCTATCTGAGAACAAAGAGATTGATTATAACCTGCACG GAGCAAGAACCAGGATGAGCAGGCGGCACAGCATGGAAAATCTGGAACTAATGAAACTCAcaccagacaagctcaat tgtcagaagtggggtagcgatgttctcTGCACACAGACAAAACCCTCATTGGCCAAGTCCtcgtccaaacttttcttcatgAATCTTCTGCGAGGAAAGAAGAACAGTTCCACTAAAGTCCTGCAGGACACCAGTAACACTCTGCAGATCCCTCGGAACCAGCCTGCTCAGAAG CATGTGAGTGCGAATATATTGGGCGACGAAGGCTTTTTCGACCTGCTGAGTCGTTTCCAGGGCAACAGAATGGATGACCAGCGCTGCTCTATTCAGGAGGGAAGAAGTCGCCAGTCAACTGCAACATCCACCTCCATGTCAAGTTTATCTCCTcctacaaatatgaaaaaat CTTTTTCAGAGTCTGCAGTATCACCGGGGCAGGAAGCGTTTCTAGGAGCCCTGGTCAGCGCCCAGAGCCGGAGACTGGAGGATCAAAGGGTCGTAGGAAGTGTGCCAGTCTTGCGCAACTTCCAGTCCAGCCAGAGCTGCAGCAACAGGCAGGGTGTCCTCAGCCAGCTCATGGCCAACGCTGACAACTCTGAACCCGACGAGCACTTTTTTGATATGCTGGTCAAATGCCAG GGCTCACGTATAAACGATCAGAGGTGCGCCCCTCCTCCCGCCCCGGTCCGCGGCCCCACCGTCCCGGATGAGGACTTCTTCAGCCTCATCATCCGCTCTCAGGCCAAGAGAATAGACGAGCAACGGGTCACGCTGCCGTCCATGCGCTGA